Proteins encoded by one window of Blautia argi:
- a CDS encoding PepSY domain-containing protein, protein MKKYIIFTGIFVMGGLLAGCGATQGKDIGKDSAKNIAFEEAGVTEDQVSRLRVSKDRDDGRVVYEIDFDAGETEYNYDIAAKNGEILSAETEKRDSFANVQPNAEPAPQTQKESGSQEQQNTADSQTDTALSQATENTQPQTPVQGNSQNIQTAISQEEAQKAALARVPGAELKDLYMELEIDDGQYIYEGDIVYQQTEYEFEIDANTGDFLKWSEETY, encoded by the coding sequence ATGAAAAAATATATAATTTTTACAGGTATTTTTGTTATGGGAGGTTTACTTGCAGGCTGTGGTGCTACACAGGGAAAGGATATTGGAAAGGATTCTGCAAAAAATATTGCTTTTGAGGAAGCAGGGGTTACCGAGGATCAGGTTTCCAGATTAAGAGTCAGCAAAGACCGCGATGACGGAAGAGTTGTATATGAAATTGATTTTGATGCAGGAGAAACAGAGTACAACTATGATATTGCCGCAAAAAACGGAGAAATTTTAAGTGCAGAAACAGAGAAAAGAGATTCTTTTGCAAATGTACAGCCAAACGCGGAACCTGCACCGCAGACACAGAAAGAATCCGGAAGTCAGGAACAGCAAAATACAGCAGACAGCCAGACAGATACAGCATTGTCCCAGGCAACGGAAAATACACAGCCTCAGACTCCTGTACAGGGAAATTCTCAGAATATCCAGACAGCCATCAGCCAGGAGGAAGCACAGAAGGCAGCCCTGGCAAGAGTTCCCGGAGCAGAGTTAAAGGATTTGTATATGGAACTGGAAATTGATGACGGACAGTATATTTATGAGGGAGATATTGTGTATCAGCAGACAGAATATGAATTTGAGATTGATGCCAATACAGGCGACTTCCTGAAATGGAGTGAAGAAACCTACTAA